Proteins from one Coregonus clupeaformis isolate EN_2021a chromosome 25, ASM2061545v1, whole genome shotgun sequence genomic window:
- the LOC121539594 gene encoding microtubule-associated protein RP/EB family member 3 isoform X1: MAVNVHATSVSCDTLSRHDMLAWLNDSLHLTYTKIEQLCSGAAYCQFMDMLFPGCVLLKKVKFQAKLEHEFIHNFKVLQAAFKRMGVDKIIPVEKLVKGKFQDNFEFVQWFKKFFDANYDGKEYDPLQARQGQDMAPAPNPGDHFSHRPKRTHGPPGPQRMSPTVPKIMPAPQRVLNTTVHVRKTPALARNGGSDAELMELNQQLMELKLTVDGLEKERDFYFSKLRDIELICQEHECDTNPHLSRIMDILYATEDGFAAPDDDEIDEQAHLDQDEY; the protein is encoded by the exons ATGGCAGTGAATGTGCACGCCACGTCTGTGTCCTGTGACACCCTGAGCCGACATGATATGCTGGCCTGGCTCAACGATTCCCTACACCTCACCTACACCAAAATAGAACAGCTTTGCTCAG GGGCAGCGTACTGTCAGTTCATGGACATGCTGTTTCCAGGCTGTGTCCTGCTAAAGAAGGTTAAGTTTCAGGCCAAGCTGGAACATGAGTTCATACACAACTTCAAAGTTCTCCAGGCTGCCTTCAAGAGGATGGGAGTCGACAAA ATAATTCCTGTGGAGAAGCTGGTAAAAGGAAAGTTCCAGGACAACTTTGAGTTCGTGCAGTGGTTCAAGAAGTTCTTCGACGCCAACTATGATGGGAAGGAGTACGACCCTCTTCAAGCCAGACAGGGGCAAGACATGGCTCCCGCCCCCAATCCAGGTGATCACTTTTCCCACAGACCAAAGAGAACTCATGGTCCTCCAG GCCCCCAGAGGATGTCGCCCACAGTGCCCAAGATAATGCCCGCGCCCCAGAGGGTGCTGAACACCACCGTGCATGTGAGGAAGACCCCGGCTCTGGCGCGGAACGGGGGCAGCGACGCGGAACTCATGGAGCTAAATCAACAG TTGATGGAGCTTAAGTTGACGGTGGACggactagagaaggagagagatttcTACTTCAGTAAGCTGAGAGACATTGAGCTGATCTGTCAGGAACACGAGTGTGACACCAACCCTCACCTCTCCAGGATCATGGACATTCTCTATGCCACAGAG GACGGCTTCGCTGCTCCAGATGACGATGAGATTGATGAACAGGCCCACTTGGACCAGGATGAATACTGA
- the LOC121539594 gene encoding microtubule-associated protein RP/EB family member 3 isoform X2, translating into MAVNVHATSVSCDTLSRHDMLAWLNDSLHLTYTKIEQLCSGAAYCQFMDMLFPGCVLLKKVKFQAKLEHEFIHNFKVLQAAFKRMGVDKIIPVEKLVKGKFQDNFEFVQWFKKFFDANYDGKEYDPLQARQGQDMAPAPNPGPQRMSPTVPKIMPAPQRVLNTTVHVRKTPALARNGGSDAELMELNQQLMELKLTVDGLEKERDFYFSKLRDIELICQEHECDTNPHLSRIMDILYATEDGFAAPDDDEIDEQAHLDQDEY; encoded by the exons ATGGCAGTGAATGTGCACGCCACGTCTGTGTCCTGTGACACCCTGAGCCGACATGATATGCTGGCCTGGCTCAACGATTCCCTACACCTCACCTACACCAAAATAGAACAGCTTTGCTCAG GGGCAGCGTACTGTCAGTTCATGGACATGCTGTTTCCAGGCTGTGTCCTGCTAAAGAAGGTTAAGTTTCAGGCCAAGCTGGAACATGAGTTCATACACAACTTCAAAGTTCTCCAGGCTGCCTTCAAGAGGATGGGAGTCGACAAA ATAATTCCTGTGGAGAAGCTGGTAAAAGGAAAGTTCCAGGACAACTTTGAGTTCGTGCAGTGGTTCAAGAAGTTCTTCGACGCCAACTATGATGGGAAGGAGTACGACCCTCTTCAAGCCAGACAGGGGCAAGACATGGCTCCCGCCCCCAATCCAG GCCCCCAGAGGATGTCGCCCACAGTGCCCAAGATAATGCCCGCGCCCCAGAGGGTGCTGAACACCACCGTGCATGTGAGGAAGACCCCGGCTCTGGCGCGGAACGGGGGCAGCGACGCGGAACTCATGGAGCTAAATCAACAG TTGATGGAGCTTAAGTTGACGGTGGACggactagagaaggagagagatttcTACTTCAGTAAGCTGAGAGACATTGAGCTGATCTGTCAGGAACACGAGTGTGACACCAACCCTCACCTCTCCAGGATCATGGACATTCTCTATGCCACAGAG GACGGCTTCGCTGCTCCAGATGACGATGAGATTGATGAACAGGCCCACTTGGACCAGGATGAATACTGA
- the LOC121539594 gene encoding microtubule-associated protein RP/EB family member 3 isoform X3, whose protein sequence is MAVNVHATSVSCDTLSRHDMLAWLNDSLHLTYTKIEQLCSGAAYCQFMDMLFPGCVLLKKIIPVEKLVKGKFQDNFEFVQWFKKFFDANYDGKEYDPLQARQGQDMAPAPNPGDHFSHRPKRTHGPPGPQRMSPTVPKIMPAPQRVLNTTVHVRKTPALARNGGSDAELMELNQQLMELKLTVDGLEKERDFYFSKLRDIELICQEHECDTNPHLSRIMDILYATEDGFAAPDDDEIDEQAHLDQDEY, encoded by the exons ATGGCAGTGAATGTGCACGCCACGTCTGTGTCCTGTGACACCCTGAGCCGACATGATATGCTGGCCTGGCTCAACGATTCCCTACACCTCACCTACACCAAAATAGAACAGCTTTGCTCAG GGGCAGCGTACTGTCAGTTCATGGACATGCTGTTTCCAGGCTGTGTCCTGCTAAAGAAG ATAATTCCTGTGGAGAAGCTGGTAAAAGGAAAGTTCCAGGACAACTTTGAGTTCGTGCAGTGGTTCAAGAAGTTCTTCGACGCCAACTATGATGGGAAGGAGTACGACCCTCTTCAAGCCAGACAGGGGCAAGACATGGCTCCCGCCCCCAATCCAGGTGATCACTTTTCCCACAGACCAAAGAGAACTCATGGTCCTCCAG GCCCCCAGAGGATGTCGCCCACAGTGCCCAAGATAATGCCCGCGCCCCAGAGGGTGCTGAACACCACCGTGCATGTGAGGAAGACCCCGGCTCTGGCGCGGAACGGGGGCAGCGACGCGGAACTCATGGAGCTAAATCAACAG TTGATGGAGCTTAAGTTGACGGTGGACggactagagaaggagagagatttcTACTTCAGTAAGCTGAGAGACATTGAGCTGATCTGTCAGGAACACGAGTGTGACACCAACCCTCACCTCTCCAGGATCATGGACATTCTCTATGCCACAGAG GACGGCTTCGCTGCTCCAGATGACGATGAGATTGATGAACAGGCCCACTTGGACCAGGATGAATACTGA